From Leptodactylus fuscus isolate aLepFus1 chromosome 11, aLepFus1.hap2, whole genome shotgun sequence, one genomic window encodes:
- the LOC142184706 gene encoding olfactory receptor 1Q1-like yields the protein MENLNSSMVTEFILLTFDDLHHYQLGLFIVFLFILIIAIMGNLTFIILIFYDPQLQVPMYFFLANLSITDICLSLVTVPQMLKNFLLEVNKRVISFDGCMAQMYFYFIFASVEGFFLAVMGYDRYVAICCPLHYMMVMNIKQSVKFVAICWALSTANAILHTSLTLRLSFCKDNQINHYFCDAVPLYKLSCSDTTINELVIFTEGSIDVICPFLLILVSYVCIIFTILKIRSAAARRKVFSTCFSHLTVVTFYFGPIMFMYFRPTSSYSLTKDRIVSVMYTILSPMINPFIYTLRNKDVQKASQKFFARIRHG from the coding sequence ATGGAAAACCTCAACTCTTCCATGGTGACCGAGTTCATCCTCTTGACATTTGATGATCTCCACCATTACCAGCTCGGACTTTTCATTGTATTTCTCTTCATTTTGATCATTGCTATAATGGGAAACCTAACATTCATTATCTTAATCTTTTACGACCCTCAACTTCAAGTCCCAATGTATTTCTTCTTGGCCAACCTTTCAATTACAGACATCTGCTTGTCTTTGGTGACGGTTCCTCAGATGTTGAAGAACTTCTTGCTGGAAGTCAATAAGAGGGTTATATCATTTGATGGATGTATGGCCCAAATGTACTTCTATTTCATTTTTGCCAGTGTTGAAGGCTTCTTCCTTGCTGTCATGGGTTATGATCGATATGTAGCAATTTGTTGCCCTCTCCATTATATGATGGTAATGAATATAAAACAGAGTGTGAAATTTGTTGCTATTTGCTGGGCGCTGTCTACAGCTAACGCCATTCTACACACCTCCTTGACATTGAGACTCTCGTTCTGCAAAGACAACCAAATCAACCATTACTTTTGTGACGCAGTTCCTCTTTATAAACTCTCCTGCTCAGACACCACCATAAATGAACTGGTCATCTTCACTGAAGGATCCATTGATGTCATTTGTCCATTTCTGCTCATCTTAGTGTCTTATGTCTGTATTATTTTCACCATTCTCAAAATCCGATCTGCAGCAGCAAGGAGAAAAGTCTTTTCCACCTGCTTTTCTCACCTGACTGTGGTCACTTTTTATTTTGGGCCAATAATGTTTATGTACTTTCGCCCTACATCTAGCTACTCTTTGACCAAGGACAGGATAGTCAGTGTGATGTACACCATTCTCTCACCTATGATAAACCCTTTCATCTACACTTTGAGGAACAAAGATGTCCAGAAGGCTTCACAGAAGTTCTTTGCCAGGATAAGACATGGCTAA